Within Flagellimonas maritima, the genomic segment ATCCAACCCTAATTCTTCTGCAAGGTGCCAAGATATGGCCTCACCTTCTCGGTCCTCATCACTTGCCAACCATATTGTATCTGCTTTTTTGGCTAAATCTTTCAACTTTTTGACCAAGGCCCTTTTATCCTTGTCGACCGTATATTTTGGTTTAAAGTTATTTTCTACATCAACACCAAGTTCTTTGGACGGAAGATCGGCAATGTGACCAAAACTTGATTCAACTTGGTAATCTTTTCCTAAAAAACGTTCTATGGTCTTTGCTTTTGCTGGGGACTCAACAATAACTAAATTCTTTGGCATGCAATGGATTTTGAAGTGACAAAAGTATACCAATTTTTCGATTTGATGCTACACCTTATATTTAGCAGAACAACTGTTACCATAAAATAAACTTGGAAAGCATGGACTATTGTTCAATAAAAACCAATTACAAAATGTTGTCAAAAACATATTATGATTATTTTTAAAGACTACTTCAACTTAAAACCATGACAAAAACTACGCTTTTACTCATCGCCTTTTTTACTGTTTTCAGTACCGTAGAAATCAATGCTCAGCGCAAGGTTAATAAAAAAGAAACATCAGAGGATTTTTCTGAAAAATTGTACAGCGGTATGCAATGGCGCCTTGTTGGTCCCTTTAGAGGAGGAAGGGCAGGAACGGTAAGTGGGGTCAATGACAATCCAAACCTATACTATATGGGCACTGCGGGCGGCGGAGTTTGGAAAACCACCGACGCCGGTAGTAGTTGGGCCTGTATTTCCGATGGTTATTTTGGTGGGTCCATTGGGGCTATTGCGGTTTCTGAATCTGACCCCAATGTTATTTACGTAGGAGAAGGAGAGCAGACACTACGGGGCAATGTTTCTTCGGGGAATGGTCTCTGGAAAAGTATGGATGCTGGTGAGACATGGGAATTCATTGGACTCAAGGGGTCTGAACATATTTCGCGAATCAGGATTCATCCAACAAATCCAGATTTGGTTTACGTAGCTGCCATAGGAAATCTATGGATACCAAACGAAACACGTGGCGTCTATCGCTCAAAAGATGGTGGTGAAACTTGGGAGAAAATTTTATATGAGAGTGACAAAGCTGGAGCAGGCGACTTGATTTTAGATCCAAACAATCCACGAATCATGTATGCAGCTACTTGGCAAATGAAACGAAACGGCTACCGAATGGATAGCGGTGGGCCAGATAGCAAAATGTACAAAAGTACTGATGGCGGAGATTCATGGACGGATATTTCAAAGTATGATGGATTACCGGATGGGCCTTGGGGCATAGTTGGCATAACAGTTTCACCAGTGGACTCCAATAGGGTCTGGGCATTGATAGAAGCAGAAAATGGTGGGCTTTTTAGATCTGATGATGCGGGGAAAACATGGAAAAAGATAAATGAGAACAGGGCGCTACGGCAAAGAGCTTGGTACTACACCCGCATTTACGCCGATACACAAAATGTTGACAAACTTTTTGTAATGAACGTCAGTTATGGTGTATCTACTGATGGAGGTAAGACCTTTACTTTAAAAAATGCTCCTCACGGCGACCACCATGATTTATGGATCGACCCCAATAACAATCAAAGAATGGTAATTGCCGATGATGGAGGAGCCCAAGTCTCAAATGATGGCGGTGAAAATTGGTCCACGTATTACAACCAGCCCACTGCTCAATTTTATAGAGTGACTACTGATAATACTTTTCCTTACCGTATTTATGGTGCTCAACAGGATAATAGTACAGTCCGCATTTATCACCGAACCTCAGGGGCATCGATTGATGAATCCCATTGGGAGCCAACCTCTGGCGGTGAGAGTGCGCATCTTGCACCAGACCCAAATAACAATGACATCGTTTACGGGGGCACTTACAAAGGATATATGATGCGTAAAGATCATTCTGTGGACCAAACAAGATCGGTAAATATCTGGCCAGATAATCCTGCAGGTTCAGGGGCGGAGGTTATGAAATATCGTTTTAACTGGAATTTTCCCGTGAAATTCAGTATACATGACCCGCAGAAACTCTATGCCGGTTCCAACTATTTACATGTTACCACCAATGAAGGGCAAACCTGGAAGACAATTTCTCCAGACCTTACCCGAGGTATTCCAGAAACCATAAAATCTTCTGGCGGCCCCATTACTCAAGACAATACCGGGGCAGAATTTTATTCAAACCTATTTGCCATTAATGAATCTCCTTTAGAGAAGGGAGTAATTTGGGTTGGCAGTGATGACGGGTTAATTCATGTTACCCAGGACAATGGAAAAACTTGGGAGAATGTCACGCCCCCTTCAAGCATAAGTCCAAAATTGAACATGATCAACTGCATTGATCCAAGTCCATTTAAAAAAGGAACAGCTTATATAGCAGCGACTTCATACAAATTTGGGGACTATACACCCTATCTGTATAAAACAAATGATTATGGTAAAACTTGGAAGATTATAACAAACGGCATAAAGAACAATCATTATACTAGAGCCATACGTTCTGATAAGGTGAGGGAAGGATTGCTTTATGCGGGCACTGAATGGGGCATGTATATTTCTTTTAATGAAGGGATAAGTTGGTCACCTTTTCAATTGAATCTCCCTATCACGGCCATCCGAGATTTACATGTACGAGATAATGACTTGATTGCCGCGACCCATGGGCGTAGTTTTTGGATGATCGATGACCTCACTCCCCTGCACCAGCTTTCAAATGAAATGGCCGACAATACATTCTTTCTCTTTAAGCCAGATAAAGCCTATAGAATGCACCAGTCTGGCGGATGGTCAAAGCCGAATATGAAATTGGTCGGTGAAAATCATCCAGATGGAGCCATCATCAATTTTTATATTGAAAACTTAAAAGAAGAAGATTCTGTCCATATTGAAATTTTGGAATCTGATGGAACCTCCATCCAGAAATTTTCCAATACAGCGAAGGAAGACAAATTGAACCCTTCAGCCACAAAGCCCATTGAAGTTGCTTCTGGAGGAAATCGGTTGGTTTGGAATATGCGTTACCCAGGCTTTAAAAGTTTTGAAGGTATGGTTTTTTACTCATCTCCCAATGTTGGGCCCAAAGCCGTACCAGGAGATTACAAAGTAAGAATGACCTATAATGGAGAATCCATTGAACAAACTTTCTCAATTGTCAAAGACCCTAGATTGACCAATACCAATGAAGATTACCAAAAACAGTTCGATTTTTTAATAAAGGTCCGCGATCAAGTAAGTAAAGCTAATTCTGCAATTTCAGCTATTAGGTCTGTTGAAAAAGATTTGGACTATCTAAAAGGAAAAACCAAAGAGAACGAAAAAATTCAAAATCTTGTCCAAGAATTTCAAACCAAATTGGATGTGTTGGAAAACAACATCCATATGACCAAAAATCAGAGCAGGCAAGATCCTTTAAATTATGGCATCCGCATTAACAATAGACTCGCTTTTCTATTGGCTGATTCCCAACGGGGGGATTATCCGCCAACGGACCAATCCTTAGAATTTTTTGATGAAATAACCAAAGAGCTGAATACAGAATTAAGTGCACTAAACAGTCTATTGGAGGAATATATCCCTAAAATCAATAACAAGGTATCCGAAAATAAAATTAAGATGATTTCTACAGGGTAACGTTTTTAAACCGTCTAATGTGCGGTAATACGAAGAGGCTTTACAAATAGGCCGTTCCACTGTCAATTCGAGCAGAGTCGAGAACTTTGACATCTTGTTTTTAAATACATCTTGACTCCGCTCGAATTGACAGTTTATTTAAAATATACCTTTTTAGACACCCCTTTTTTTAATTGAGACCGATTTGGCTAATCAATTTAATGTTGTTGTCCAAATATTCGTATTGATATAAAACATCATCCCCGACCATGATCAAATGGCTTTCCAAAGGAATTACATCAAACGTAACTATATCTTTAAAATGGTTTAGACTTTTTAAATTGTTCACGTCCGTTTTGTCGTAAACCTTAAGACCCGCACTACCGTCGCAAATAAATAACTTTTCATCTTTAATACCCAATCCATATGGTTCGTCCATTGGGTATTCAATAGTCAACTCTGGATTCTCAATATTGGAAATATCAACAATGAACAATCCACTTTCCAAAGCACCACAACCATTTCCCCCGCGTAGCGTCACGTATGCATAATTACCATCCACTACAACAGGATCACAAGCTGTACCATGTTGAAATTCAGATACAAATGTCGGTGTTTCGGGTGCGGAAATATCGTAAATATACATGCCCTGCATGCTACCTAAAAATAAATGGTCGCCCCTATTGAAAATTGTTTCAATATCGAATCCTGCAAAAACATCTTCCAGATCTTGCGGATTTTCCAAATCGGATATATTGAATATATTGATGTTGTTCCTGTCAACAGCATATAAATATTCATCGACAATTTTAAAACGTGCCAATGAACCTCCTTGACCTGTATTTCCCCCATTTGTGGATTCTGCTAAGGCCATATCATTGAAAAGAACATCGCCTATTTGCTGTTCGACCTCTTCAATCAATCTACGCTCGGTCGTTGTTTGCCATCCGATTACAATTTCCGTTTCATAATCGTAATCTTCATGCTCATAAATATCAACTCCAAGAGGAAAAAAAACATTGTTGCCAAGGACATTTTCCAGTCGGTCGACAGGTTTTATAGTATTAATGTCAGATATATCCAACACCACCAAATCCATCAAGCTATCTGCAAACAAAAAATCGTCCTTTACAGAAATGTCAACATTACCGGGGATATTGATGAATGAAATTTTTCGAGGTTGTTCAGGATTGCTGTTATCTATTACATGAACTCCTTGATATTTGTCGTTTATAAAAATGTAATTCTTATATGTATAAACTTTTCCCGATTCATCAATGGGACGGGGAACTTCTATAGACAAGCTCGTAGCAAACTCTGCCCTGCTCATGATTAAAGGTCGTGCAACCAAATAGTCCGCATAATCATCGTCTTTATCATCACAGGACACAAAGACCAGCGCAACAATACCGAATAACACCAATATTTTCTTTTTCATTTTTGTTTAGGTTTTTTAGTAAATCGATATTATATAGATTAAAAAACTTAAACAAAGTTGCGGGGTCAGTGGAAAGAAAATATGTTAAAATTGATAAAGTGTCGTGACAATGACACCTTTGTTGTACTTAATACGCAACATCTCTTGTCTATTTTTTGATTCAAGCATAAAAGGGGCTTCATGTAGTACTACACCACTATTGCGTGAAAGTCTAATGCTTGCCCCCGTGACCTTGTCCAGATTGGAAACGAACTCCTTTTTAGGTAAATGTTCTGTTATAATGGCATATTTGAACGCATTGAGTTTTGGCACTACCTTTTTAATATTGTCGTTGGACATATGCTGTAAAACCTGTCTTATCAAAACGCAATCTGCCTTTGGCAGCTCGTCTTCAACAATATCGATACAACCAAAAATCAATTTTTTGTTCTTAAACTTTCGCTTGTTTCTTTCTATTAACTCCTCAACAACGTCAAACGCGAGATACTTTTCAGCACAGTCGATAAGTTGATGTCCAACATTAAAATCTCCGCAGCCCAAATCGCAAACCGTTAGTTTGCTTCCATTCGAATTCAAAAACTTTTTTACGCCCCGCACATAAGGTTTGACCACTTTTTTGGAGTGCGATCCAAAACCTGAATAAAAATCATACTTTTTCCCACCCCATTCCTTCTCAGAATATATTTTCTGCATTACTTGTTTCGGCAAAATATTGTTTACAGATGTTGCTTGCGGCAAAAGCGAGTCCTTCCTGCCAAGGAATCTTTGGATCAGTTTTTTCATTTTGGTTGGTTTTAACAAATATAAGTATTAGTAAATATTTAAATTTAACTGCCAAATTGTCACTTATTTAGAATATACATTATCTTTGCATCCCATTATAATGAAATGACATCCAACGAAAACATGGAGAAGGTTATAGATGAAAATCAACAAGGAAATACTTTGACCCTTGAAAGTAATGACAGTAATAATAGAAAACTTTACATTGAGAGTTATGGTTGCCAAATGAATTTTTCCGATAGTGAGATCGTAGCCTCTATTTTGGCAAAGGAGGGTTTTAATACCACCAAAAATCTTGAAGAAGCTGATCTGGTACTGGTTAATACTTGTTCCATTAGGGAAAAGGCTGAATTAACCGTTCGTAAGCGTTTGGAGAAATTTAATGCCGTCAAAAAGACAAACCCAGGAATGAAGGTTGGAGTACTCGGTTGTATGGCGGAGCGCCTTAAAAACAAATTTCTGGAAGAGGAGAAGATAGTGGATATGGTTGTTGGACCTGACGCATATAAAGATCTGCCCAACCTTATAAAAGAAATTGATGAGGGCAGAAATGCGGTAAATGTGATTTTATCCAAAGATGAGACGTATGGCGATGTAGCTCCTGTTCGATTGAACTCCAATGGCGTAAGCGCTTTTGTATCCATAACCCGAGGTTGCGATAATATGTGCACCTTTTGTGTAGTACCATTTACACGCGGAAGGGAACGCAGCCGTAATCCCCAATCTATTCTTGAAGAGGTTAACGATCTATGGGACAAAGGTTTTAAGGAAATCACACTTTTGGGCCAAAATGTGGACAGTTATCTATGGTACGGTGGCGGATTGAAGAAAGACTTTGAAAAGGCTTCAGATATGCAGAAGGCCACTTCTGTCAATTTTGCCAAATTGTTGGAACTTGTTGCCAGAGCACAGCCAAAAATGCGTATTCGTTTTTCCACATCCAATCCACAGGACATGACTTTAGATGTTATAGAGGCCATGGCCGCACATGAAAACATCTGTAACTATATCCATTTGCCCGTCCAAAGTGGGAGCAATCGTATTTTGAAAGCGATGAACAGACTTCATTCGCGAGAAGAGTATTTTGAGCTGATAGATAATATTCGAAAAATTATACCGGATTGTGCCATAAGCCAAGATATGATTACAGGCTTTCCTACCGAGACCGAAGAAGATCACCAAGATACTTTGAGCTTAATGGAATATGTAAAGTATGATTTTGGATTTATGTTCGCATATTCAGAAAGACCTGGAACTATGGCAGCTCGCAAATTGTATGATGACGTCCCTGAAAAAATCAAAAAGAGACGTTTAAGCGAAATTATAGATTTTCAGCAGAGACATTCCCTTTATAGGACCCAACAACATCTTGGTAAGATAGAAGAAGTTTTGATAGAGGGCCCTTCAAAAAAATCCGATACACATTGGAAAGGCAGAAATTCCCAAAATACCGTAGTGGTCTTTCCAAAGAAAAACTATAAAGTGGGAGAGTTTGTAAACGTAAAAATCAATGAATGCACCTCCGCCACACTCATAGGAGAAGCCATTGAACATTCAAAAAATAATTAATGTATGGAAAACGTTCAATCCATAAAACAGCGTTTTGAACTAATAGGCAACGATACCAAACTGAACAGAGCCTTGGAAAAGGCTGTACAAGTTGCCCCTACCGATATTTCTGTTTTGGTAACTGGCGAGAGTGGTGTGGGCAAAGAAGCCATACCAAAGATAATCCACTCGTTATCGCATCGTAAGCATGCAAAATATATCGCCGTCAATTGTGGAGCCATCCCTGAGGGAACTATAGACAGTGAACTTTTTGGTCATGAAAAAGGAGCTTTTACAGGAGCAACGCAAACCCGCAACGGATACTTTGAAGTAGCAGATGGGGGGACTATATTTTTAGATGAAGTTGGAGAATTGCCATTGACCACCCAAGTCCGGTTGTTGAGAGTTTTGGAAAACGGGGAATTTTTAAAAGTAGGCTCCTCTCAAGTACAGAAAACAGATGTCAGGATTGTTGCCGCAACCAATATCAATATGTTCGAGGCGATTGAAAAAGAAAAATTTAGGGAAGATCTCTATTATAGATTGAGCACTGTGGAAATTGCAATTCCGCCATTGCGTGACCGACAGGAAGATATTCATTTATTGTTCAGAAAGTTTGCTTCGGATTTTGGTCGAAAATACAAAATGCCAACAATCAGGCTGGAAGAACAAGCGGTCCAACTACTCATAAAATATAGATGGCCCGGCAACATAAGACAATTGAGAAATATTGCAGAGCAGGTTTCAGTCTTGGAAAAGGAAAGAAATATTTCGGCAGCTACATTGAATAGTTATCTACCCAATTCGAATAGCAGCAATCTTCCCGCGGTAGTGGGCCAAAACAAAAAAGAAAGCGACTTTAGTAATGAAAGGGAAATTCTTTACAAGGTCTTGTTCGATATGAAAGGAGACCTCAACGATCTCAAAAAGCTTACTTTGGAGCTTTTAAAGAACAACGATTCAGAAAAGGTACAGGAAGAAAATGAAACCTTGATACGCAAAATTTACGGGAAACACGAAGAAGACGGTACCGACCAAAAAGAAGACAGCGTAGCAGAAGTGCTACGATTACCTGAACCCGTTTTAGAAACGAACGGGACCGTTGCACAACAGCAAGAGGACCGTTATCATTTTGCCGAAGAGATTGAAGAAGAGGAAACACTTTCATTACAAGAGAAAGAAATTGAACTAATAAAAAAATCTTTAGATCGAAATCGTGGAAAGCGGAAAGCTGCAGCTACCGAGCTGGGCATTTCGGAACGGACCTTATACAGAAAAATAAAACAATACGATCTTTAAGTTTTCTACCTTTATATCATTTGGAAAAATCACATATGAAATATAATTGTAAATTCTGGTTTTTTGGATTAATGTTGAGCCTGTTAAGTTGTGGTGCCTATAATTTTTCAGGAGCTGATATCGGTACTGCCGAAAGCTTTCAGGTCAACTTTTTTCAAAACTATGCCGATCAAAGTCCAAACTCCGTAATAGAGCCTGGACTGGACAGGGATTTTACCAATGCTTTACAGGAATTGATCACTAATCTGACCAGTCTTGCGCTTACTGGTAGCAATGGAGACTTATTGTACGAAGGAGAAATAGTAGAATACAGGGTTACGCCGATGACTGCGACGGCAGATCAATTAACATCACAAAACCGGCTTACCATGAGTGTCAATGTAAGGTTTTTCAATAAAACAAAAGAAGAAGCGGATTTTGAACGCCGCTTCTCCTTCTTTTTTGATTTTGATGCAACATCCACTTTGGCTTCTGTACAGGCACAGGCGCACGAAGAGTTATTTGAACGTATTACGCAAGATATTTTCAACGCTTCTCTTGGAAATTGGTAGATAATATGAATGTATCCGATTTTATAAATATTATTCAAAACTCCAACACTATCCTATCCCCAAAACAAACACGTTCTTTGGAGGATATCATTGCTGAGTACCCCTACTTTCAGACAGCGAGGGCATTGCATTTAAAAGGGCTCAAGAATCTTGACAGTTATAAATATAATGATGCATTAAAGGTCACCGCAGCCCATACGGCCGATAGGGATGTCCTGTTCGATTTTATTACCTCTAAAGAATTTGTTCAGAACAATATCGCCGATACCATAATTGGAAGAACGACAAAACTGGAAGATAAGAATGCAGTTTCCGAAGAAATAGCCCCCAATCCCAGTATGGAAATGATTCTGGGAGAAACCGATGAAGATGCATTACCAAGAAATATTCAAGATGCCGAGCAAATATTGAACCCAGCACTTTTTAAATCAAAAATACAGGAAGAGGACGTAGAAAAAAAAGAGAATGAACTTTCCGTAAAAACGGAAAATAGCATTGAGACGAATTTGGAACTCGGCAAGCCCATTCCATTCACCAAAAAAGAAAAACACTCCTTTACAGAATGGCTTCAATTGGCATCAAATAACCAAACCAATGAAATTGATTCCACTAAATTTGAAGAATCCAAAAAAAAGAGAAAATTTGACTTGTTGGACAAGTTCATTGAGAATAAACCGAAAATCATTCCCAATCAAGATTTAAAAGCCAAAGTGAATATAAAGGAATCCACAAAATTCAATACAAATGAGTTGATGACCGAGACTTTGGCTAAAGTATATTTGGAGCAAAAAAAATATAAAAAAGCCATTCAGGCCTTTAAAATATTGAGTTTGAAATATCCAGAAAAAAATGGTTTCTTTGCAGATCAAATTCGGGCGGTGAAGAAGCTGCAGAAAGAAAACGAATAAGAAGAAACAATGAGTACGTTTGCAATTTTTTTAATACTGATTATTATAGTTTGCCTTTTATTGGTTTTGGTCA encodes:
- a CDS encoding WD40/YVTN/BNR-like repeat-containing protein; amino-acid sequence: MTKTTLLLIAFFTVFSTVEINAQRKVNKKETSEDFSEKLYSGMQWRLVGPFRGGRAGTVSGVNDNPNLYYMGTAGGGVWKTTDAGSSWACISDGYFGGSIGAIAVSESDPNVIYVGEGEQTLRGNVSSGNGLWKSMDAGETWEFIGLKGSEHISRIRIHPTNPDLVYVAAIGNLWIPNETRGVYRSKDGGETWEKILYESDKAGAGDLILDPNNPRIMYAATWQMKRNGYRMDSGGPDSKMYKSTDGGDSWTDISKYDGLPDGPWGIVGITVSPVDSNRVWALIEAENGGLFRSDDAGKTWKKINENRALRQRAWYYTRIYADTQNVDKLFVMNVSYGVSTDGGKTFTLKNAPHGDHHDLWIDPNNNQRMVIADDGGAQVSNDGGENWSTYYNQPTAQFYRVTTDNTFPYRIYGAQQDNSTVRIYHRTSGASIDESHWEPTSGGESAHLAPDPNNNDIVYGGTYKGYMMRKDHSVDQTRSVNIWPDNPAGSGAEVMKYRFNWNFPVKFSIHDPQKLYAGSNYLHVTTNEGQTWKTISPDLTRGIPETIKSSGGPITQDNTGAEFYSNLFAINESPLEKGVIWVGSDDGLIHVTQDNGKTWENVTPPSSISPKLNMINCIDPSPFKKGTAYIAATSYKFGDYTPYLYKTNDYGKTWKIITNGIKNNHYTRAIRSDKVREGLLYAGTEWGMYISFNEGISWSPFQLNLPITAIRDLHVRDNDLIAATHGRSFWMIDDLTPLHQLSNEMADNTFFLFKPDKAYRMHQSGGWSKPNMKLVGENHPDGAIINFYIENLKEEDSVHIEILESDGTSIQKFSNTAKEDKLNPSATKPIEVASGGNRLVWNMRYPGFKSFEGMVFYSSPNVGPKAVPGDYKVRMTYNGESIEQTFSIVKDPRLTNTNEDYQKQFDFLIKVRDQVSKANSAISAIRSVEKDLDYLKGKTKENEKIQNLVQEFQTKLDVLENNIHMTKNQSRQDPLNYGIRINNRLAFLLADSQRGDYPPTDQSLEFFDEITKELNTELSALNSLLEEYIPKINNKVSENKIKMISTG
- a CDS encoding LVIVD repeat-containing protein codes for the protein MKKKILVLFGIVALVFVSCDDKDDDYADYLVARPLIMSRAEFATSLSIEVPRPIDESGKVYTYKNYIFINDKYQGVHVIDNSNPEQPRKISFINIPGNVDISVKDDFLFADSLMDLVVLDISDINTIKPVDRLENVLGNNVFFPLGVDIYEHEDYDYETEIVIGWQTTTERRLIEEVEQQIGDVLFNDMALAESTNGGNTGQGGSLARFKIVDEYLYAVDRNNINIFNISDLENPQDLEDVFAGFDIETIFNRGDHLFLGSMQGMYIYDISAPETPTFVSEFQHGTACDPVVVDGNYAYVTLRGGNGCGALESGLFIVDISNIENPELTIEYPMDEPYGLGIKDEKLFICDGSAGLKVYDKTDVNNLKSLNHFKDIVTFDVIPLESHLIMVGDDVLYQYEYLDNNIKLISQIGLN
- a CDS encoding methyltransferase domain-containing protein, with product MKKLIQRFLGRKDSLLPQATSVNNILPKQVMQKIYSEKEWGGKKYDFYSGFGSHSKKVVKPYVRGVKKFLNSNGSKLTVCDLGCGDFNVGHQLIDCAEKYLAFDVVEELIERNKRKFKNKKLIFGCIDIVEDELPKADCVLIRQVLQHMSNDNIKKVVPKLNAFKYAIITEHLPKKEFVSNLDKVTGASIRLSRNSGVVLHEAPFMLESKNRQEMLRIKYNKGVIVTTLYQF
- the miaB gene encoding tRNA (N6-isopentenyl adenosine(37)-C2)-methylthiotransferase MiaB; protein product: MEKVIDENQQGNTLTLESNDSNNRKLYIESYGCQMNFSDSEIVASILAKEGFNTTKNLEEADLVLVNTCSIREKAELTVRKRLEKFNAVKKTNPGMKVGVLGCMAERLKNKFLEEEKIVDMVVGPDAYKDLPNLIKEIDEGRNAVNVILSKDETYGDVAPVRLNSNGVSAFVSITRGCDNMCTFCVVPFTRGRERSRNPQSILEEVNDLWDKGFKEITLLGQNVDSYLWYGGGLKKDFEKASDMQKATSVNFAKLLELVARAQPKMRIRFSTSNPQDMTLDVIEAMAAHENICNYIHLPVQSGSNRILKAMNRLHSREEYFELIDNIRKIIPDCAISQDMITGFPTETEEDHQDTLSLMEYVKYDFGFMFAYSERPGTMAARKLYDDVPEKIKKRRLSEIIDFQQRHSLYRTQQHLGKIEEVLIEGPSKKSDTHWKGRNSQNTVVVFPKKNYKVGEFVNVKINECTSATLIGEAIEHSKNN
- a CDS encoding sigma 54-interacting transcriptional regulator, whose amino-acid sequence is MENVQSIKQRFELIGNDTKLNRALEKAVQVAPTDISVLVTGESGVGKEAIPKIIHSLSHRKHAKYIAVNCGAIPEGTIDSELFGHEKGAFTGATQTRNGYFEVADGGTIFLDEVGELPLTTQVRLLRVLENGEFLKVGSSQVQKTDVRIVAATNINMFEAIEKEKFREDLYYRLSTVEIAIPPLRDRQEDIHLLFRKFASDFGRKYKMPTIRLEEQAVQLLIKYRWPGNIRQLRNIAEQVSVLEKERNISAATLNSYLPNSNSSNLPAVVGQNKKESDFSNEREILYKVLFDMKGDLNDLKKLTLELLKNNDSEKVQEENETLIRKIYGKHEEDGTDQKEDSVAEVLRLPEPVLETNGTVAQQQEDRYHFAEEIEEEETLSLQEKEIELIKKSLDRNRGKRKAAATELGISERTLYRKIKQYDL
- a CDS encoding LptE family protein, with amino-acid sequence MKYNCKFWFFGLMLSLLSCGAYNFSGADIGTAESFQVNFFQNYADQSPNSVIEPGLDRDFTNALQELITNLTSLALTGSNGDLLYEGEIVEYRVTPMTATADQLTSQNRLTMSVNVRFFNKTKEEADFERRFSFFFDFDATSTLASVQAQAHEELFERITQDIFNASLGNW